A portion of the Adhaeribacter radiodurans genome contains these proteins:
- a CDS encoding PQQ-dependent sugar dehydrogenase, protein MKKINKLLLVSFLLTFGVLAILQARQNKKGSNLALENLKHYAPATPKDKAAAGVQLKVAFPNLTFNMPVEFVSPNDGTNRNFVIAQEGVIHVFPNNPGVKTTQKFLDITSKVVSGGERGLLGIAFHPDFKTNGYFYVNYTRGKDLETAISRFQVSKTNPNQADPKSEVVLLTYDQPFSNHNGGKVAFGKDGYLYIAAGDGGSGGDPHNNGQNKTSLLGKILRIDVNKSSGNLKYSIPADNPFKGNKEGYREEIYAYGLRNPWRFSFDKTTGDLWVGDVGQNKIEEVDIVKNGQNYGWRVMEADECFNPEDCNKKGYALPVHSYQQSMETGKSITGGHVYRGKKLAALRGKYVYGDYVTGNIWTLTPQGNGKYANASLMKLDGTISSFGEDANNELYLCSYNDGKIYTFAASGAEAAK, encoded by the coding sequence ATGAAAAAAATAAATAAGCTTTTACTAGTTAGTTTCCTTCTTACCTTTGGTGTTTTAGCTATTTTGCAAGCCCGCCAAAACAAGAAGGGTTCTAACCTAGCTTTAGAAAACTTAAAGCATTATGCTCCTGCTACCCCTAAAGATAAAGCCGCTGCTGGGGTGCAACTAAAAGTAGCTTTTCCGAATCTTACTTTTAATATGCCGGTGGAGTTCGTGAGCCCCAACGATGGCACAAACCGCAATTTCGTGATTGCGCAGGAAGGCGTTATTCACGTTTTTCCGAATAACCCAGGTGTTAAAACCACGCAAAAGTTTTTAGATATAACCAGTAAAGTAGTAAGCGGCGGCGAACGGGGCTTGCTGGGCATAGCTTTTCATCCGGATTTTAAAACCAACGGCTATTTTTACGTAAATTATACCCGCGGCAAAGACCTGGAAACTGCCATCTCCCGGTTTCAGGTAAGTAAAACTAACCCTAACCAGGCCGATCCGAAATCAGAAGTAGTTCTGCTTACCTACGATCAACCATTTAGTAACCACAACGGCGGTAAAGTAGCTTTTGGTAAAGATGGTTACCTGTACATTGCGGCCGGTGATGGTGGTAGCGGTGGTGATCCGCATAACAATGGGCAGAACAAAACCAGTCTGTTAGGTAAAATTTTGCGCATCGACGTTAATAAATCTTCTGGTAATTTAAAATATTCTATTCCGGCCGATAATCCGTTTAAAGGCAATAAAGAAGGCTACCGCGAAGAAATTTACGCTTATGGTTTGCGTAACCCTTGGCGTTTTAGTTTTGATAAAACCACTGGCGATTTGTGGGTTGGCGATGTAGGACAAAATAAAATTGAAGAAGTAGACATTGTAAAAAATGGGCAAAACTACGGTTGGCGCGTGATGGAAGCCGATGAATGTTTTAACCCCGAAGATTGCAACAAAAAAGGTTATGCTTTACCGGTTCACTCTTACCAGCAAAGCATGGAAACAGGTAAATCTATTACCGGTGGACATGTGTACCGTGGTAAAAAGCTGGCGGCATTAAGGGGCAAATACGTGTACGGCGATTATGTTACGGGTAATATCTGGACTTTAACACCCCAAGGAAACGGAAAATATGCCAATGCTTCGTTAATGAAATTAGACGGTACTATTTCGTCGTTCGGTGAAGATGCCAATAACGAACTGTATCTCTGCTCCTACAATGATGGCAAAATATACACTTTTGCGGCATCCGGCGCTGAAGCAGCAAAGTAA
- a CDS encoding SMP-30/gluconolactonase/LRE family protein — MRYTYYTLLLVLGSWLAGSCQKSQKEPSDSTATNSTATTDTVMTQTPITTTGSIVKLDDRLDKIIKPGATIEVLAKGFTWSEGPLWLPQDNKLLFCDIPPNKIYQWTEESGLELYLSPSGYTSTQPRGGEVGSNGLILDKEGRLVLCQHGDRRMARMDAPLRAPKPTFVILADNYEGKKLNSPNDAVYKSNGDLYFTDPPYGLEKNIDDPAKELPYQGVYRVTPDGTVQLLTKELSRPNGIAFSPDEKTLYVANSDPERAIWMVYDVQPDGNIADGRVFFDATEMLKKEPGNPDGLKINKEGILFATGPGGVLIFSPEGKHLGTIKTGQATANCAFTPDESTLYITAHMYLMRVKLK; from the coding sequence GTGCGCTACACCTATTATACTTTACTACTGGTGCTGGGCAGCTGGCTAGCCGGATCATGCCAAAAAAGTCAGAAAGAACCTAGCGATTCAACCGCCACAAACAGCACTGCTACTACCGACACTGTTATGACGCAAACGCCTATTACTACCACCGGGTCAATTGTGAAGTTAGATGATCGCCTGGATAAAATTATTAAACCCGGAGCTACAATTGAAGTTCTAGCGAAAGGTTTTACGTGGTCGGAGGGGCCGCTTTGGTTGCCGCAGGATAATAAATTACTTTTTTGCGATATTCCGCCAAATAAAATTTATCAATGGACGGAAGAGTCCGGTTTAGAATTATATTTGTCTCCTTCGGGCTATACCAGCACCCAGCCGCGCGGAGGCGAAGTAGGGTCTAATGGTTTAATTCTGGATAAAGAAGGCCGGTTGGTACTTTGCCAGCACGGCGACCGCCGGATGGCCCGGATGGATGCTCCTTTACGGGCACCTAAACCTACTTTTGTTATTTTAGCCGACAACTACGAAGGAAAAAAACTGAATAGCCCGAACGATGCCGTGTATAAAAGTAACGGCGACCTGTATTTTACGGATCCGCCCTATGGATTAGAAAAAAATATAGACGATCCGGCCAAAGAATTACCCTATCAGGGAGTTTACCGGGTTACTCCAGATGGAACCGTACAGTTATTAACCAAAGAATTAAGCCGGCCTAATGGTATTGCCTTTTCGCCGGATGAGAAAACTCTCTATGTAGCTAATTCTGATCCGGAGCGAGCCATTTGGATGGTCTACGACGTACAACCCGACGGAAACATTGCCGATGGCAGAGTATTTTTTGATGCTACCGAAATGTTAAAAAAAGAACCCGGCAACCCCGATGGTTTAAAAATAAATAAAGAAGGAATTTTATTTGCCACTGGTCCGGGCGGGGTACTCATCTTTTCGCCGGAGGGCAAACATTTAGGAACTATAAAAACTGGTCAGGCGACGGCCAATTGCGCCTTTACTCCCGACGAAAGCACTTTGTATATTACGGCGCACATGTACTTGATGCGGGTAAAGCTTAAGTGA